From a region of the Lactuca sativa cultivar Salinas chromosome 4, Lsat_Salinas_v11, whole genome shotgun sequence genome:
- the LOC111904338 gene encoding uncharacterized protein LOC111904338: protein MCLYVRYFWKRGVKRVRDNDSEITGHEFTLESLHCNPLQCVEVLCMSRESFVRLCAHFRVNYALNDSKHVSVEEKMTMFLMMIGHNQRYVIIKRRFQHSNQTVHKFFHEVLDKMLLFAHEIIVPTSFNPNPNIPGHNRRLRRVFKGAVGALDGTLIHVVVPANKRDLYRSRGKGDCYQNVLAICDFNMMFTFVVAGWEGIAHNSRILLEALANPHAPFPLPPPDKSYLCDAAYANIRGFMAPYRNVRYWLGDFRRRRALTNKEKFNHAHAKLRNVIECAFGVLKARFPILKRMAPFSLVTQQNITLACFALHNFIRREGLRDEFFARYDEPNVSVRNNNAGVDNDEDEIPTHGTTADREYMTQLRDEIAEQLMQNME from the exons ATGTGCTTGTACGTCCGCTACTTTTGGAAAAGGGGTGTAAAACGAGTGCGGGACAATGATTCGGAAATAACGGGACATGAATTTACATTAGAGTCACTTCACTGTAATCCTCTACAATGTGTTGAAGTGCTATGCATGTCCCGTGAATCATTTGTCCGACTATGTGCTCATTTTAGAGTAAACTACGCGTTAAATGATAGCAAACATGTGTCGGTTGAGGAGAAGATGACTATGTTTTTGATGATGATCGGTCATAACCAACGTTATGTGATTATCAAGCGGAGATTTCAACACTCAAATCAAACAGTTCATAAGTTTTTTCATGAAGTGTTGGACAAAATGCTGCTTTTCGCACATGAAATTATAGTGCCAACTTCTTTTAATCCAAATCCAAACATTCCAGGACATAATAGGAGGCTACGACGGGTGTTCAAGGGAGCAGTTGGTGCACTTGATGGCACCTTGATACATGTTGTTGTCCCTGCAAACAAACGGGATTTATATAGAAGTAGGGGAAAAGGTGATTGTTACCAAAACGTATTGGCAATATGTGACTTCAACATGATGTTTACGTTTGTTGTGGCCGGTTGGGAAGGGATAGCACACAATTCTAGAATTTTATTAGAAGCATTAGCAAATCCACATGCACCATTCCCGCTTCCACCACCAG ATAAATCTTATCTTTGTGATGCCGCTTATGCAAACATTCGAGGTTTTATGGCACCGTACCGTAATGTGAGGTATTGGCTTGGAGATTTCCGTCGAAGACGTGCATTAAcgaataaagaaaaatttaaccATGCACACGCAAAACTTCGGAATGTCATTGAGTGTGCTTTTGGTGTCTTGAAAGCACGATTCCCTATATTGAAGAGGATGGCACCATTCTCATTGGTTACACAACAAAACATTACCCTAGCATGCTTTGCGCTTCATAATTTTATAAGAAGAGAGGGACTACGTGATGAGTTTTTTGCACGATATGACGAACCAAATGTCTCGGTTCGGAATAACAATGCAGGCGTTGATAATGATGAAGATGAGATTCCAACACATGGTACTACAGCAGATCGTGAATATATGACTCAGTTAAGAGATGAAATTGCCGAACAATTGATGCAAAATATGGAATGA